A single window of Syntrophotalea acetylenica DNA harbors:
- a CDS encoding sulfotransferase family protein has protein sequence MPHDAEISEKRMVFIAGLHRSGTSLLHDILRSHPDISGFRDTGVPEDEGQHLQTVYPAARVFGGPGRFGFHKASCMADDHPLATPENATLLYKQWRPHWDVSKPVLLEKSPPNLVRTRFLQKLFPGSRFIVVLRHPLAVAYATRKWCHSSIPALIEHHLRCHERFILDMVMLDHVRILRYEEFVRCPAFHVDKLCDWLGVDRFPFDQQVRTDINAKYLQQWHADCQGVRGWGIKAVCFARCFEKRAARFGYSVRTPEILSSGALPVIGTDILDETDEVSEKT, from the coding sequence ATGCCGCATGACGCCGAAATATCCGAAAAACGCATGGTGTTTATCGCGGGTCTGCATCGCAGCGGCACTTCCCTGCTGCACGATATCCTGCGCTCGCACCCGGATATTTCCGGTTTCCGGGATACCGGCGTGCCGGAAGACGAAGGGCAGCATCTGCAGACGGTTTATCCTGCCGCCAGGGTGTTCGGCGGTCCGGGTCGTTTCGGATTCCACAAGGCCAGCTGTATGGCGGATGACCATCCCCTGGCCACGCCTGAAAACGCCACGCTTTTGTACAAACAGTGGCGGCCGCATTGGGATGTCTCCAAACCCGTGCTTCTGGAGAAATCTCCGCCGAATCTGGTGCGCACCCGGTTTTTGCAGAAATTGTTTCCCGGCAGCCGGTTTATCGTTGTGCTGCGCCATCCGCTTGCGGTAGCTTATGCAACCCGCAAATGGTGTCATTCCAGTATTCCCGCCCTCATTGAACACCATTTGCGTTGTCATGAGCGATTTATCCTGGACATGGTCATGCTTGATCATGTGCGGATCCTGCGTTATGAAGAATTTGTCCGGTGTCCCGCGTTTCATGTTGACAAGCTTTGCGATTGGCTCGGTGTCGACAGGTTTCCCTTTGATCAGCAGGTTCGCACCGACATCAATGCAAAATACCTGCAACAGTGGCACGCAGACTGCCAGGGTGTGAGGGGCTGGGGAATAAAAGCCGTATGTTTCGCGCGATGTTTTGAAAAACGGGCGGCGCGTTTCGGATACAGTGTCCGCACACCGGAAATCCTGTCCTCCGGAGCTTTGCCGGTGATTGGAACGGATATTTTGGATGAAACAGATGAAGTTTCGGAAAAAACTTAA
- a CDS encoding penicillin-binding transpeptidase domain-containing protein produces MRKRRIGRKICAFALMFSAGVFGCQSLIKSDVAKNMVTATAAAPVPQSAPAISGKNDIRRLLDRQSFDNLTDGRLQLHLGQQTLQIETSLDQDLQNYLLSNMDRKNSRDIGIVVMDADTGRILAMAGYDKTGTAGNPCLRSNFPAASIFKIVTAASAVDICNYSADSTMRFNGYKHTLYKQQLTQKVNKHTNTVSFKEAFAQSINPVFGKLGEHSLGKTVLARTAETFRFNETIDFDMTLQPSHFQITDDPYNWAEIASGFNRDTTISPLHGAIMVSAVLNQGRSVKPSLVDRILDSKGNLLYQGRQSPDCQIMSPKAAAVLGQMMEATITSGTARKSFQGHDKDETLSQLQIGGKTGSMDNQTHDIRYDWFVGFARALSGKANLAVAVLVAHEDYIGTRAGQYARMAMTQYFKKMFSTAADRSATAGILKHAETAGNQP; encoded by the coding sequence TTGCGCAAACGTCGCATCGGCAGAAAAATCTGCGCCTTCGCCCTTATGTTTTCCGCGGGAGTGTTCGGCTGCCAGTCGCTGATCAAGAGTGACGTGGCCAAAAACATGGTAACTGCTACCGCAGCGGCGCCCGTGCCGCAAAGTGCCCCGGCAATCTCCGGCAAAAACGATATTCGCAGACTGCTGGACCGGCAGTCTTTTGACAATCTGACCGATGGACGTCTGCAACTGCACCTCGGTCAGCAGACCCTGCAGATCGAGACCAGCCTGGACCAGGACCTGCAGAATTACCTGCTGTCCAACATGGACCGCAAAAATTCCCGGGATATCGGCATCGTGGTCATGGATGCCGACACCGGCCGCATCCTTGCCATGGCGGGCTATGACAAGACCGGAACCGCCGGCAATCCCTGCCTGCGCAGCAACTTCCCGGCCGCGAGCATTTTCAAGATCGTAACCGCGGCTTCGGCGGTAGACATTTGTAACTACTCCGCCGATTCAACCATGCGTTTCAATGGCTACAAACATACCCTTTACAAGCAGCAACTTACCCAAAAGGTCAACAAGCACACCAACACGGTTTCCTTCAAAGAAGCCTTTGCACAATCAATCAACCCGGTTTTCGGGAAACTCGGGGAGCACAGTCTGGGAAAAACGGTCCTGGCGAGAACCGCCGAAACGTTCCGGTTCAATGAAACCATCGACTTTGACATGACCCTGCAGCCGAGTCACTTCCAGATCACCGACGATCCTTACAACTGGGCTGAAATCGCCAGCGGCTTCAACCGCGATACCACCATTTCCCCACTGCACGGGGCGATCATGGTATCCGCGGTCCTGAATCAGGGGCGTAGCGTGAAGCCATCCCTTGTCGATCGCATACTCGACAGTAAAGGCAATCTTCTCTATCAGGGCAGGCAATCCCCCGATTGTCAGATCATGTCCCCGAAAGCGGCGGCGGTTCTCGGCCAGATGATGGAAGCCACCATCACCTCGGGCACGGCCCGCAAATCATTCCAGGGCCACGATAAGGACGAGACCCTGTCACAGCTTCAGATCGGTGGCAAAACCGGGTCGATGGACAACCAGACCCACGACATCCGCTATGACTGGTTCGTCGGTTTTGCCAGAGCGCTGAGCGGCAAGGCCAATCTGGCCGTCGCCGTCCTCGTGGCCCACGAGGATTACATCGGCACCCGCGCCGGCCAATATGCGCGCATGGCGATGACTCAATATTTCAAGAAAATGTTCAGCACCGCCGCGGATCGATCCGCCACCGCCGGCATCCTCAAACATGCTGAAACGGCAGGGAATCAGCCGTAA